Genomic segment of Panicum virgatum strain AP13 chromosome 9N, P.virgatum_v5, whole genome shotgun sequence:
CGTTGagcggctcgtcgtcgtccagcGCCAGGGACTCCCGCGCCATGGGGGGCAGCACCCGCGGCGCGCCGTCGTGGACGGACAGCGTGCAGGGGCCCAGCGGGAACCAGCCGTTGAGGCCGTCGTCCAGGTTGCTGTTCTGGATGATGTTGGCGCCGTACTCAAGTTTCTGCAGCCAACAAGCATGTTGTCATCTTCAGAAGAAATACGTGAAGAAACGTGCTGGCGATTTTGCCGCACCACTGGGCACTGAGCAACTCCAGTGGCGTATGCTCAATGCGGATGCAAGGATGAACGACGGTTCACCTCGaagtccggcgccggcgccggcggggccttCTGCGCGTGCTTGACCACCAAGCTGTCGAGGAGCACGTCGACGCCGGCCGGTGGGCCTTCGATGTAGATGGACGCCTTGGCCACCGTGGAGTTGAGCAGGATCTTCCCCTGCAGCTGCACCCACTCCTTGTCCGACACCTGCGACCTGCCGACGCCGAGGTACTGCTGCCTGCCGTCGGCGGTCTGCACGCCGAGCGTGGCGCGCACCTCGCacggcgccacgccgcccgccgccgcgtggaGCCGCACGGTGGCCGTGGCCTCGTAGAGCAGCTTGCGCTGCATCCGCGCGGTCACGTCCTGCTGCACGCCGTTCCACGTGTCGGTCCGCCCCGTCGCCGCCACGAAGTACTTGCCGTTGGCGGGGAGCACCTTGCCGTCGTCCAGCGCGTCGTGCAGCTCGATCTTGCACCCGTTCCCCGCCCAGTTGTCCAGCCCGTCGTCGAACTCCGGGTTCAGGATGATGttgtcgtcgccggcgccggcgccgtcgccgacgaccCCAAGCCCCGCCGCCACGTCGCCGCCGATCGCCATTGCAGTAACGCACACGCTGGATCGGATTGACCAGCACCAGCAGGCTGATTACTGTAAGAAGCTCGTCAGCTAATCGAGCTGGCTAATCTTGCGATGAGACTAGTGCGACGAACTGGCCGTATATATATACACGGATCGTCATCTCGACAGAGACACCACCAAATGAGCCTGGGATTTTAAGCTACGTAGCGGGGGAGAAATTCTCGCATCGGCTTCGTCTCGCCTTGACGAACACTTGATCTGCCTCTCGCTCGAGGTTAACGATGCGCGATCCACGAACGATCTGCCTTGGACCGGATGGTTGCTTCAGCTTAGGGGTTGAATCACCCGGCCGCGATCGATAATAATCCATCCGCATGATCCCAagtctttctttccttttctcttgAAAATCCATGATCTATCCCAAGCCTTGCACCGCAATATACGGCTCTCTCCAAGGACCTCTCGCTTTCGCCGGAAAAGctccgtgtgtgtgtgtgtgtgtgtgtgtgtgtgtgtgtgtgtgtgtgtgtgtgtgtgtgtgtgcgcgcgcgcgcgcgcgcgcgcgcacggcggaGCTCTGCAGGACGGGGGGCAGGCGTTGGAGTTGGAGtgaagggaggggcggcggggcaTGATCGGAACACACTGGCGCCAGTGGCTCCATCGATCTGGCTTTGTTTGCTGGGAGCGCGAAAGGGTAGTGGATTAGATTGTGTCCGGGCAAATGGGGATTAAGAGCGGCAAGATCACGGCAACAAGTAGTGTTTGGCCTGTGGAGGACGGCGGTCGTGTAATGCTAAaactggacgcggcggcggttggGACGTCGCCGTCGCTGGGGAAGACGCTGGATCATCGCCGGGCTGCCATTGGCTTGCTGGAGCAGGGACCATACTATAACGGGAGACTTGGCTTGCTTCAACAGTTTTGGATTTCATTGTTTTTGTGAACACTGAACAGTGGGTGTGCGCAGAACATGCTCTCCCGTCCCAGTCTCCCGTCTCTCTGCGTGCCACAGGAAAAGTGAAGACAGGGAAGATTTCTATTGACCCTGCTGACCACCCGGTCCACGCGGCAGAAATATTGGGCTGGCTGGGTGGGCTGGCAGGTACAAGGCCTAGAAGATGAACGGGTGTACGCTTGTAGTGGGACGAAACCGGCCGATAAGAAAAGAGATGGGCCTCGACCCCGTTTCTAGTTTCCCGGCTGGtcgtccaaaaaaaaaagatcacatAAATTTCCTTTAAGCAGCTGCCATAATTCACCCAAAGAACAAAATCCTCTCGCTCTTCCCCCTTTCCACAGTACTCACAGGCGACCGGCGGGCAATCTCTCAATCCCGGCCCAATCCCGTCGATTCATCCCCTCCGGTGCCCTCGTCGGCGTCGGAGGGAGTGGCTCGGCGCGGATTCGGGTCCGGTTTGTACATACCTACTATCTATAGGCGTAGTTCGTCGGCTAGTAGGTTAGGGTTtccctaggcggcggcggctaggtttCTACTCCCaccgaggtgcggcggcgggtgaCGGCGGCGACAACAGCGTTGGCGTTGGAGGCGTCGGCTCCTGCGGTTGCACTTCTTGGAGGTTAGTTATCCTTCTTCTCTTTTGCGGAAGGGAGGAAGTCCTTCGTTTCTCCATGGGATTTCTGTCCCGGGCCATGGTCATGGCGCCGGTTTGGATCGGTTGGTGGGAGAAGTGTTCAGAATATTTTACTGCTACTCCTTGGTTCATCGGAGGAGCTTTTTGTCTCAGCTCGAATCGGATTCGGGTTGGTTGCTTGTTCCCACCTTCGGTGGTTCAGTTACCCTTTTGGGTTCTTCGTCGCCGGCGATGTGGGATTCCTGGAGGTCCTTGATGCGTCGGATCCCTCGTTGCCCGTCGATTGTTTTGCCGGCTCGTTCAGCGTTCCAACAGCATGTTGATCCTGACATGCCACTCAAGATGGCGCCAAAAAAACTTGTTCTTCGCAAGGGAGGTGGTCGGCATCAAGCTGggaccgccggcggcgagaacgaCCGGGAGTGCTCAAGGACTGGAAtgtattttctatttcttttaagGGTGTCTTTGCACTTTGGGCTGTAATCACCGAATATTAATGAATGAAATCccgtttttctaaaaaaaaacataaatttCCTTTATAAAAAGTACAGATACATCTCTAtcctatctctatctctatattTATATCAATATTTATGTCTACTATTTCTAAAATAAGCAATATTGTCTTGGTCCATCAAAATCCTAATACAATCGAAGTCCGAATAATTAATCAGACTTCTAATAATCCTAATATAATCGAAGTCCGAACAATCAATGCGAATTCTAACagaaactcaaaaaaaaatcaatcggAATCCCAATTAAAATAGGAACAATCAATGTCTCGCACACTCGCAGCACAACACGCTCTGTACACGAAGTAAATGAACACAAAATTGATAGTATTACACAGATATATTGACTTTATTCAGCTGGCTTGTTAGCCAACAAATCAGCAGTGTTTTTCTGTCACACCAAATCAACACTCGCCACAAACCACTAGCCAGCcaataatttttttctctcacaataaatGAGCACCAGCTACACCTGTAGCAATGTACAGACACTATGCTGGTAAAGAGTAATGTATGAAATTGAATACTATCTGAGTTAAGATTTCAGTTGGATAtattatctattatcttattatttggccaacaaacggagcttccacgttcgctctcaaggtctagaaattctcacgttaattggagaaaaaataaaaaataaaaattacccaccactgacattatgataaaaattagcctaaaatacctctatgcctaattaaaaatcatccATCAATGCCATtattaaaaattaaatataaatatcatttagctatgtatcagttacaaacatatacttttaataaaaactaaagctaacaacaatcaatcaaaataaaaaaataagaataattatatgcataatattattaaagctcaacaaatcaaattgttattataggtagattgtatttgaattgttttaaccaataatAAAACAAAATTTACGAAACAGAGTGATATAtgataaaaaatagtataatttttaagtaaggatacaacgacatgcaaatttttgaattttcaatactagccgcgcaaatgcgcgggttaTATGCTTAGTTCTAATAAATGCAGCATAGAGGCGTAATTTgatttcaaaataaataaagaattgacacttgtttttgaagatggTGCGTGACCGGTCTATCAGATAAAAACGCCGTGTGATCTCACAAGGAATGGAGGATATTGATATACGCTTTGCTGCTTGCACATAGTATAATATAATGCATAGGATACATGGTAGTACATGTGCATGTACACTGGAAGAAAAGCAAGTTCAGCTGacaaaggccgtgtttagtttccttgcaatttttttttgcaaaaaaatcttactaatttaaagtactaaatgaagtctatttacaaaaaaaaattcagatatGTTATAAATCgctagacgaatctaatgatgctaattaatccatgattaattaataattagcagatggttattgtagcatcaatgttgcaaatcatggcttaagtagactcattagattcgtctcgcgatttacagtctatccatgtaaaaagttttgtaaatagatttcatttattactctatacatgtgtcgaaatttgatgtgacgtttttttttttACGTTTAGGGGTTTACGGGATCGGATCCGGACAGGGCCAAAGGGGAAAGAGGAGCTGGAAGCAGAGCCTGACGAGTCAGCTGTGTTTCTTACCACATGTCCTCTTCCTGCGAGAATCCGACGAACAAGCCGCCTCCTCGCGCGTCGCCTACACGGCCGCGCGCATAAAGCGCCCGCACGCGCATCGctctctgaactctgaagacGACTCGGCTGGTCGCCAACTTTTGCCTTTCTTCTCCATCATCGCCTCCACCCCCATTCGCCCGTCCCCCCACTAGCCTTTTCCGGTCGTCGACCTGCTTCATCAGATGGGCCATCTTTTCCTGCTCCTGCTAGCCCTCCTCCTCGCTGCTTCTGCGCACGCTTCCACCCATGGCCATGGCAAAGCTGCTTTCACTGAGGTCAGTGGTAATCAACAGTTACAGTGTGCTTAATCAGGTTACAGTTCAGTTATTGCTTAAACTTCTTTCAGTTTTTACTGATGGGAATTTCTGGTTTCTATCTTCTTTTGGTAGGGTAAGAGCATCGCGGGCATCATAGGCGTGATCGGATCAAGACCGCCGAGCTGCGCGGGGAGGTGCAGGTCCTGCGGCCACTGCGAGGCAGTGCAGGTGCCCATATCACCGCAGGAGCtgcagaagaggaggaagaagaagctcgGCCATGGCAgcagggctgctgctgctgctgggaggGCGATGCCGGCCTCCTACGATGACCACTCCAACTACAAGCCGCTGAGCTGGAGATGCAAGTGTGGGCGGTTCATTTTGGACCCCTGAATCGTACTGCCCACATTGTTACAAGCAATCAGGCGAATCTTGTTGATATGATGTTAGTAATAGTATACCTCGGTCAAGATCTAATTGGGCCAAAAGGCCCAATCATAATCCAATTATTAACTCCTGTTAGTTGTTTTTGATCGGGAGGCAAACTCAGTCCATTTAAGGATCCGGCTCCAAAACTACATCACTATATAACCAAGGAATGTTTTTCCTAAGCGTGATTACTCATGAGATTAGCCGTCAAGGTTAGCTTATCTCTAATCTAACCGATCTCTAAGGTGCTAGAAGGCTTGGAAGCACGGTGCCCTCGATCTGCATCGACGTCAGATCTACTTCTACAACTACGGAGGCAATGATGAAATCGAAAGACTCTGGTCAGTTTAATCTAATTAATTCCGCATTTAAGtaattagtgatcatgattagacTAAGTTAAAATTCTGTTTATGATTAATTAATTCTAACAGCTGGTGACACTTCTCCACTCCGTCGCATGGTCGAGGTGTTCTCATGATTAGCGGTGATCACCAGAGAGCGAGTCGTCTTCATGATGCGCGTCTGGTTGCTCTTTTTGCTGTTCTTGGTTCATGATGCCACGGCCAGGCAAATGCTGCAATGAAGCAAAGTATTTGCAGTATGAGCTTGTTTTTTATATCAGTCAGTAGATGTACAGTGCAGCGTAAGATAGTGTATGATTGCACATTGCAGTGTTATCTAAGCTGGGTTTCAGTTTTGTTGTAACCTTCGTCAATCTTTGACCGCACTTCTCACTACTAGCAGCGTAGCCACTCTTGCCGGCTGATCTTCACTACTTAAATGTCTAGACATTTGTTAGACATCTGTTGCtcatgagtcatgaaaacaGCAGCTGCACGGAAGCCGGGTGTTCTTCATTAAATTGTTCAAGTTCAACGGCGCTAGAAGCTAGAGCGGCAGAGCAGCATCAAGCACTGTGCCATGTGGCGCTAGCGGTAGCTAGCCCGGAGTATAGGGAGACACGGATACGCCACACGGCGCCCACGATTTGTCCCATCCGATTGAAAGCCCTCTTCAGTCTTCACTCTTCAGCTGCCGCCGCGAAAAGCGACCCGACCCAGCCCCATCTGGTCTGATCGATCAGCTTCAGCTCTGAGGTGTAGCACTGCTGGTTCCGAGCTCGCTCGCAACTCACGGCTAGCGTAGCATGGTGCAGTGCAGCGGACGATGCAGTGCAAGCAAAACAAACTTATGCATTGTAGGAGCTAGCTGGCTCGCTGGTGATCCTGCGGGGCGATTCCTTTCTTGCCCAGACGCGAGagcacagcggcagcggcagcaggagcAGGCCAGCAGGGAGTTGCTCCAAATGGTAACCTGGAAAGGCTTTTCGGCCCTCACTGTGCTTTGATAGCAAGCAAGCTGCCCAAACGGTGGGCTGCGTGCAGTCCGCGCATCAAAGTACGCGCGGCGCACTGCGCCGAGGGGCGCTCTTTTTTCCATGGCCGCGGCCGTCCTGTCCCTGTCCGTCCTGCAAAAGCTTGGATCCCTTGTGCCCGCTGGTTCTCACACTCCACATAGATGGTACTGGTTTACAGACTAATCCAGCACGAAACATCGATTACCCGAGATTATGGCCTTTCAACTTGATTCCGGAAGAACCCTACAGGAACAGTAGGAGAGTCGAATCCGTTTCGCGAATACTCGTCCCGTCGGCCCGGCtggctgccggcgccggcgacgcgttCGGGCATTCCGGCCGCTGAGATGTCACTCGCAGTCGCCCGCCGGCCATGTACTAGTTCGTTCGTCGAAAGCTTTGCTGGCCTACTAGTCCAATCCAATACTCCTACAACACTAAACGCAGGCAGAGGAGCGGACCGGGGGCCGGGCTTTGGTGTTTGGACCCGTCGAATCCTGTCGCTAGcaaacgcggcggcggcctgtgtGTGTCGGGGGtaccacgtcgtcgtcgtccagctCGTCCGGTCGCGTCGATCCGACCTGGCCCTCCTCTGCGGTCACGTCGTCCCCCCGGCCCCCGGCCTGCCGCTGCCTCCCTGATCTCTCCGGTCAGCTCAGAGCTCCCTGCCCGCGGCAGCGACATGGCCGGCCTCTCGGGTCGATCAGGGAGCGTACTGCGTACTACTCGTCGCTGTGCTGGTTGCGATCGGtgagcgctgctgctgctggcgcggCTATTATTCCATTGCCCTCGTCGATCGTGCTCGTCCGTCCATCGATCGGCATAGTGACAACGCAGGCGCTAAGCTTAGCTTGGGAAACGTGCACGTTTGCAGCTCACCAGTTGCAGCCTCCTTGCAGCCTTGCATTTTACGTCCTGTCAAGGCCTTCTGCGCTGCCGAGCAGGGAGGTGATGCCTCGTCGATACTGTTGTGGTGAGCTCCCATAATATGTACAGAGAATGAATTTtggtcaaactcatattttatttatttcgaaATGCAATCAAATGTCATCGAAGAATGCAAACTCGCTGGTCGGCGAATTTCCGATCGATTATCAGTGACAGTCGGACTTTTCAACGGTTCAAACACCGC
This window contains:
- the LOC120687662 gene encoding EPIDERMAL PATTERNING FACTOR-like protein 2, whose product is MGHLFLLLLALLLAASAHASTHGHGKAAFTEGKSIAGIIGVIGSRPPSCAGRCRSCGHCEAVQVPISPQELQKRRKKKLGHGSRAAAAAGRAMPASYDDHSNYKPLSWRCKCGRFILDP